GAACAAGTATGGAGTTGTACCAACTACCAAGTATATCTTTTCCAATTATTCATTCAGGAAGTGATGTAATAGTCACTGGGAGGTTGTCATTTGGTGAACCCAACATGCACCTGATCTGAACTAGGACTCCACATACTACCCACCTTCCAAATGTCTTCACTCAAAAGAGCAGGGACGACCCTTCAGGAATCTGGGAGTAAATGCCAACTCTGTATCCAACAGTACTTTAAATACTGTGATATTCCTTTTTCCTGGTGTTTGTGGAATTAAATGGTCAAAGGTAAGTTTGAGCAAAGTATTGGTAGATCATTACCATGTGCGTGAGCACTTAGAGTTGTTGCACAGTCCTCCCTTGTATCATTTATTAAAGCAGCCATGGTGATGCTatgtcctccccacccctcccagaaAGGTAGGGTTAGGAGTTATTTAATATCTTCTGGAGACTTTAGACATTTTCTTCTGTATCAGAGAAATTCTGGCATTTCAACTTCCCTGATTTTAGTGAGCACCTACAATGAAACAGCTaaatgggtatatatatatataataaaattttgaaaattaattaaccCCATAAatgctgggtttggtggtgatGATGGAGTCAACCAGTGGAGGGCCCACAAATAGAGATTGCTTTTAAGTAaaagagatattttgatacattttattcCCAGAGACACATTATACCACACAGGTTGTGAGAACAAACTCTGAATTCAAACTAGCAGACTTTGAATCAAGACTTACTACTTCATAACCTTGAGGATATTTAGCAACTTTGTGCCTCAGACACCTCCTCTCTAAAATGGGAATGAGAGAAGCCACTTCATAGGATTcaaataaagcacttagaacagtacctggacCATTAGAAGCACTCTATGAGTAAAATCAGTTATCAGCTCCCCTAGGACACAAATGCTGAAAGATAATCAGAGTGTCATTACCTCATGATGGAAACATCAATTAATagttttgtttctatattttagtAACAATATTAGATTGAAAGCCACAGAATTTTGGAGTAAAGAATTTTCATacgtattttataaatattttaatttttgctgaaATATTTGAAGTTTATCCTCCTAAAAAAGAGGCATAAATATCTTAGTGTAACTTATGTAATTCACCAATTGCATTTTTGTTTCCCAAAAGAAGAAACATCATCAACTATAAGTAATGGAATGAACTTCAAACCTATAAAATTGAATCAAGGGTCTCTGTGACTACTACCACAGACAAAAGAATACTGTTATAAGTTCaagctttttttcataattagaggaatgatttaaaaattcagcttTGGTAGGACTTGAACAAGGAAATGTGTGGTGGTGGTAGACATTAGAGGAGGATTCAGAAATGATAAAATACTAAATGCTGATGATTTACTGGTAGGAAGGAATACAAATGATCATTTTAATGCTCTCTTTTCAAATAGACTCAAAATTAGGCCTACAGGAAAAGCTGGAAGATTGGAAAATGAGCatcaaatcaaaaacacaattaaTCTGAAAGTGAAAGGGCACTGAACTAGGAACCAGAGTTATGGTTTCTGATGCCTGGTTCTCTTTGATGATTTCCAGCTGTGTGCCTTTGGGCAGACTAGTCACTGCTCGGTTCTTAGATTTTACGATGTGTAATTTCAGGGGATTAGAACGAACAGTGTTGGTAATACACTCTAGCTTTAAATTTGAATATTCTAAATATAGGACTAACAATTTTCCAGATGGCCAGAGAGAGAAGCCTGATAAGGAGGCAAAATATATAGAGACTGGAGCAATAGAAAGCAAACAGTTTAGGaacaaaagtaattaaaatagagAGTGTTAGGTACTAAacaggccagttgcagtggcttatgcctgtaataccagcatttttggtggcttaggcaggtggatcacttgaggtcaggagttcaagatcagcttggccaacatggttaaactccatctctactaaaaatataaaaattagccagtcattgtgatgggcacctgtaatcccagccctcaggaagctgaggcaggagaattggttgaatccCTGAGCCAgagagcagagattgcagtgaaccacaatggtgccattgccctctagcctgggcaacatagtgagaccctgtctcaaaaaaaaaaagagcgagaTGGGGAATAGAGATAGTAAACAGATTAATTGAATGTGTAGTTTATCAATAGAATaatctaatagaaaaaaagatgtaGTATTGTTATTTGTTCAATTATGTGGCACTCCTAGAACAAGGTCTTTCAAAGTACTGGTTACAAAAGATGTAAGATTTAATATTTAGCACTTTGATGCACACTGTGCCCAGTAACATCACTTCTAATTTAGTGGTGAAATTGTTACCATAATTTAGTAGATTTTCAGGCATATAATATGGCCTGAGTCTTCTTCAGTATTTGTCTGAAATTGCAGAGTATCTTTTATGCAACAAGCATGGGAAATAATCCTTAGTTACACATCTTCACAGTCAACCCATTTACAAAATCTTTGTAAAATGCACAAGACGATTGCAGAGTCTCCTCATTGCCACTTTCATGTCCTTGTTCCTGAATGTGTAGATGACTGGATTCAGAAAAGGAGTAACAAATGCATCAAAAATAGCAAGATATTTATCCAGGTGTGATGTGGGAGAAGGCCATGTGTAGAAAAACATCAGTGGTCCAAAGAACAAGATGACCACAGTGACGTGAGCTGACAGGGTGGAGATGGCCTTGGATAAACCACCTGAAGAATGTTTCCAAACAGTGAACAGGATGATGTAGGAAATTATCAGCAAGACAAAGGAGCCCACAGAAATGAGTCCACTATTGACAGTGACCATGAACTCCAACTCTTGGGTATTTGTGCAGGCAAGTCTGAGGAGCCGAGGGAGATCACAGTAAAAACTGTCGAAGATATTAGGGCCACAGAAAGGTAAATCTACCACAAAAACTAACTGGACCAATGAGTGAATAAGGCCAATGATCAAGGAAGTGGCTAAAAAGTATAGACATGTTCTTGGGCTCATGACAGTTAGGTAGTGAAGAGGCTTACATATGGCCATGTATCTGTCAAAGGCCATGGCAATGAGCAGCACCATCTCAGTGCCCCCAACAGCATGGCTAAAGAAGATCTGAGTAATACATCCACAAAAGGAGATGGCTTTGTGCTTCTGGAAAATATCACAAATCATCTTAGGGGCTGTAATTGAGCAAAATGCCATATCAATGACTGAGAGGTTAGCCAGGAGGAAATACATGGGGGAGTGCAGATGAGCATCCGTGGTTACAGTGAATACAATGACAAGGTTTCCCATCATGCTtgcaaagtaaaacaacaaagagaaaacaaaaagtagaagcTGAATCGCCCATGAGTTGGTGAGTCCTGTGAACACAAATTCTGATACTACAGAGTGATTCATTACATTCATTGCCTCAGACTCCAGgatcagttttcatttatttacctaaaggaagaaagaaaatgagaaagaattacCTAGGCAGGTATTCATGTTCAATAAAGCCTCTAGCCATGAAAATAAGTATCATCATATTAACATCTCACACAGCCAAATAATCCTCATCACATGCATGCTGGACTTCTACTTAAAGGGGTGAGCTGGCTGCTATTTGGCATTTCAAAACTACTACTAAATTACTTCCATCCTTGGACCTATTTCTCCTCTGCTCTTGTGTTAGATAAATAGTTTTGATTTGACCCTTCCCAAGATGTTCTATTTGGGTGAGATATAAGGACACCTTTAATACTTTTCACTATGATGTTTTTATGAATGGATATGATTTCAGCCAGTCATGTGAGCTACTTAACAATTACTTGTGCACAGAATACAGCTTTCAAAGTctcttttctgttatttatattgCTTGATTAGATTTTAGAAGTTtcaattctgttttaaaatttcaaaatttctccTATTCTCCAATACACAAAATCTAATTCTCAAAATCCCAGCCAACATATCTCTTATGTGTGAAATCTTCCCAATCTGCTCAAGTTTCTATATTCTCATTGCACCATCAGCATTTATTGTTCTCTGCTTCTTATGGTTATGTAAATGTCCATTTCTCCAATTAAAATGTAGACTCTTGGTTATAGAAGCCTTGACTGATCCATAAGAGTAGCTCCCACCACCATCACATTCACCAATTTTGACCAACATAATCAGGCACATAATAAGTGTATCACACTTGTTGAATGAAGGCATAAATTAAAGGGACTGAAGAATGACACTGGAGTCAGGAGAGGACATCCGAATTCAGTAACGTTTTTATTAATAGTATATTAACAGTTTGCCCATCAGAAATTATCACAGTATCCCTATTTCAATCCTATACTTATTTAATCAAGGAACATTTACATAagatatcataaaaataaatatggggtcttattattcattttaaatcataaataaaagcCTTCTAATATGGTTCAAAACAGAAGAAATCATAAGTGATTTTTTAATctcaatttttatataaaatatatgatctGAAACAAATAATCTCCTCTACTGTAGATATACACACCCAGTGGATATCCTAAGACAAAAACCATGTCACATAAAGGCAGTCTCTTTATCAAAATACACTTGGAGTGAATAAAAGTGACAGAAATAAAACACTGAGTGAAAAGAGCCAGATAGTGTCTATATCTGCACTCTGAAAGAAGATGATGATTTAAATTAAGTCcagaaaataaactaaagaaTGGTGGCCAGCTCCTAGCATGGGGAGATGTGACAATATTACAGTTATTTAAGGATGAAGAACTGCCAGAAATAAACCATTAGAGTTTCACTGTTCACTGGAGTGTTTCTTGTTTAGTCCAACATTTACATTTCATAAATAATTCATAAAGGAAGAAATACAGGGAGTGATCTACTCAGCCTCACAAGGGTAATTGGTGGGAAAATGTATAATGGGACCAAGAACTTTGGACTCCCATTCAAAGTTCTTTACAGTAAATACTTGTTACATTAGTTTACTATTGCTGTTGTAACAAGCTACTACAAATCTAGTGGCttacaacacacatacacactggtTATATTCTTACTGTTCTAAAGGAAAGAAGCCTAAAAGGAGTTTTCAGAGctaaaaatcaaggtgtcaacagaGCTGCATTCCTCCTAGAGGTTCtggaaaataattcatttccttGCCCTTTCAAGCTTCTAGAGGTTGCCTACATTCCTTGGCGCATGACTTTCTGCCTCTTAGAAGCGCATCACTCCAACCTGTATTTCTGTCATTATATCTCCTCCCAGACTCTTCCTCTTACAAGGACCCTTGTAATTACATTGGGAAGGTCTCGATAATCCAAGTAAATCAAGATTCTTAGATGAATCATACATGTACCTTTTTGCCAGATCTAGGAACTAGgacataaacatttttcaaagccATTATTCTATACAAAacagggctttttgttttttgctgtaaACAAGTGTtttaggagaaaaaggaaaatcttaaCAAATCAATGAATCTGACAGAGGGATTTCAAGTAGTCTGTCAGGAAGGTGGAAGAGATATTGAGGTCACAGGGAGAGATAGGACATCCTGACTTTTGCCCTGTAACTACACATTAGTGACTTCTGACTCCAGTTACATGTAGGACCAAGCATGGACCACTAATGACTATCAATGATAAGAAAACGATGATCACTAGTCAAGCAgtgttttcttagaaaaatagtTATGCTAGGTATACAATTAACTCCTGAATGGTTCTCTGAATGATTTTTGTTCACTAATTCCAAAAAGTATCTTGAGTGCTCAGGATTCCAGACATGATTCCAGAGGTTGAGACTATACCATTGACAAGAATTCTTGGTTTTGTGGAATCCATATTCACCAAAGTAAATGCAATTTTGGTGTCACATACAGATTTTCATTCCACAGAAAGCATAAGAACATTTGAAGAAAGTCTATAATTTATCAACTACCTGGGAGTCTCAACCACTCTGTTTATTTCTAATTCAATTTCCACTTTCAGGAGGTGTCAGTTTTCTGGCTTCTTCTTTTATCTGAACTCTTACAATTATAATGTCTTTTGTACTATTTAATTTTCCAGTGGATTTTATCCAGTAAATGTGCATTGGTCTTTATCTCCACAAACAAATAGATATAACACATGGGGTCAGGTTTCACATACCGTGATTCTTTGTACTGACTGTAAAGCAACTCAAAAACAATGCTGGTAAGATTTTTTGgcttattcactcattcattcaacaagtatatATGCTGTAACTATCAAGTGCCTAACAATATGCTATACCTTAGAGATGATGTAAATGTGAAATAATCATTAATTATgtcaaataaattaagaaattgaaCATAAATGAGAATCTAAGGTTATCAGAACAATTTTAAGAGTTGTACAAACCATTTTATGATTTACATCTAAATTCTAATGACCTGAACTATACACTAACCAAAACGTGTCTAGAAATgggcaacaaagacaaaaataaatcctTCTGATCACTAAGAGAAAAAATTTCCTTCTAGCAAAAATGCTATTAAGACTTCCAGGAAGTAGGAATAAGAATATGTTATGAACTGGAAATATATGTGGTACTTCCTCCAAACTGAAATTTGAATAGCAAAACCTGACAACTCagaagagcaaaagaaataatggTAAACTTCACTTATAACTTtacaaggaaaagaacaaaactaaaagaTGATTTGTTACATCATTCAAAAAATATGAGATTCTGTGTAAAGTTTACTCAAAGACAGAGCCTACACactaatttaaatacatttttaaaatcagaaaggaaatagatgagaaaaaagaaaaggggaaattgAATTATTGAATTCAACAGGAAACCAAGATGGTTTATTAAGTGGAAAATTATGATAAAGGGGAAGAGATGGCAGAGTAGGAGTTTGTCTAGGTGTGCAATATTAAAAGCTCCAGTgccccaaaatattttcttttagcactaGAGTTGCTTTCTTTCGGGTTAAGATACTTCAGCATTGGAGTTGTTTCTTTCAGCTTAACATACTGAGGTCCCTAGTTTTGCTTATGTGGCTACAGGAAGGATACTTCACTAGGCTGTTGCAGGCAAACAAAAAATTACCAGCTGGCTTTCCTTAGTGGAGATCTTATGCATGCAAAACAtgatagttttaataatgaagaaataagtgATCCATTTTTAAGCTGTCATTACACAAGAGGGATGACAAAAAATGGGTTGCTTCAGGAGACAGTAAGGGCAGAAAGGCTGGGTAGGAGAATAACAGTGACAGGTATGAAAGTTAGAACTGAGTAAAGGAAGAAATTGAGCTAAACGCTAAATTTTCCTACTTCGGAATCCCTTAAGAAgcaaagatgagaaaataatacaaagagcAAATAGCAGATCTAAAAACTTACTCAGCTCTCGTTTTCTTGTCTTCACATTTTTTGAGTATCTATTCATCTTTGGGTCGCCGAATAGCTTCCAGGATGACTGGCTGGGTTATAAGTGCTTGATTGTTTTGATGCATCCAAGACCCTCCATGTCCTAAGACCATTGCCATTAGGAGATACTCTGTTTTGAGTTTCCTAGTTCTTGCCTGGCTACTGCTCTCAATACTTATAATGACACAAATTATAATCATTATCTATTTATACTACTTAAACAACTTACGGTAATGTGACAAATACAGATACTCTAGCATT
Above is a window of Callithrix jacchus isolate 240 chromosome 8, calJac240_pri, whole genome shotgun sequence DNA encoding:
- the OR4F15 gene encoding olfactory receptor 4F15, whose translation is MNVMNHSVVSEFVFTGLTNSWAIQLLLFVFSLLFYFASMMGNLVIVFTVTTDAHLHSPMYFLLANLSVIDMAFCSITAPKMICDIFQKHKAISFCGCITQIFFSHAVGGTEMVLLIAMAFDRYMAICKPLHYLTVMSPRTCLYFLATSLIIGLIHSLVQLVFVVDLPFCGPNIFDSFYCDLPRLLRLACTNTQELEFMVTVNSGLISVGSFVLLIISYIILFTVWKHSSGGLSKAISTLSAHVTVVILFFGPLMFFYTWPSPTSHLDKYLAIFDAFVTPFLNPVIYTFRNKDMKVAMRRLCNRLVHFTKIL